The following proteins are encoded in a genomic region of Dioscorea cayenensis subsp. rotundata cultivar TDr96_F1 chromosome 8, TDr96_F1_v2_PseudoChromosome.rev07_lg8_w22 25.fasta, whole genome shotgun sequence:
- the LOC120266469 gene encoding endoglucanase 11 produces MEFSIFFITLMFLFTSPATIASLVQEFSYQDALSKSLLYFEAQRSGHLPYNQRVTWRHHSGLTDGLQQGVDLVGGYYDAGDHVKFGLPMAFTITMLAWSVIEYGDETTAAGEYKHALESIKWGTDYFIKAHTKPYVLWAEVGDGDTDHYCWQRPEDMTTSRRAYKIDNENPGSDLAGETAAALAAASLVFRKSNPHYSHLLLHHAQQLFEFGDKYRGRYDSSIAAVKSYYASVSGYKDELLWAAFWLHRATGQSNYLDYAVDKAHCFGGTGWAISEFSWDVKYAGVQIMAVQNLLKKELQPNQKHILEQYKTKAEHYVCSCLGMNKGENVDRTPGGLLYIRQWNNMQYVSGAAFLLTVFSDFLKSMGTDLHCPNGTVTSNQVLSFAKSQVDYILGSNPMNMSYLVGFGTKYPKRVHHRGASIVSYKENKGFIGCTQGYDKWYGRRDENPNVLVGALVGGPDCQDNFGDERGNYMQTEACTYNTAPLVGVFAKLHALSDGSRLQEVVSSSAYAYDNY; encoded by the exons ATGGAgttctccatcttcttcattacATTAATGTTCTTATTCACTTCTCCGGCCACCATTGCTTCTCTAGTTCAAGAATTCAGTTATCAAGATGCCCTTTCCAAGAGTCTTCTTTACTTCGAAGCCCAGCGTTCCGGCCATCTCCCTTACAACCAGCGTGTCACATGGCGGCACCATTCCGGTCTCACTGACGGTCTCCAACAAGGG gtAGATCTTGTTGGTGGATATTACGACGCCGGTGATCATGTCAAGTTTGGCCTTCCCATGGCTTTCACCATCACAATGCTCGCTTGGAGTGTCATTGAATACGGCGACGAGACCACCGCCGCCGGTGAGTACAAACATGCATTGGAGTCAATCAAATGGGGCACTGATTATTTCATAAAAGCTCACACCAAACCATACGTCCTCTGGGCTGAG GTAGGAGATGGAGATACCGATCACTATTGCTGGCAGAGACCAGAGGACATGACCACGTCTCGAAGAGCTTATAAGATTGATAATGAGAACCCCGGCTCCGATCTCGCCGGTGAGACTGCAGCTGCATTGGCAGCTGCTTCTCTTGTTTTCCGGAAATCGAACCCGCATTATTCTCATCTCCTCTTGCATCATGCTCAACAA tTATTCGAATTTGGGGACAAGTATAGAGGGAGATATGATAGCAGCATTGCTGCAGTTAAAAGTTATTATGCGTCGGTGAGCGGGTATAAAGACGAGTTGCTGTGGGCTGCATTTTGGCTTCACCGGGCCACCGGGCAGAGCAATTATCTCGACTACGCCGTCGACAAAGCTCACTGCTTTGGAGGGACTGGTTGGGCTATTTCTGAGTTCAGTTGGGATGTTAAGTATGCCGGAGTTCAGATTATGGCTGTTCAg aatttattgaaaaaggaGCTTCAACCAAACCAGAAACACATACTAGAGCAATACAAAACAAAGGCTGAACATTATGTATGCTCATGCCTTGGCATGAACAAGGGCGAAAATGTCGACCGAACACCGGGAGGGCTTCTCTACATTCGGCAATGGAACAACATGCAGTATGTCTCCGGTGCCGCCTTCCTCCTCACAGTCTTCTCCGACTTCCTAAAATCAATGGGGACTGACCTACACTGCCCCAATGGAACAGTAACATCAAATCAAGTCCTCTCATTTGCAAAATCACAAGTAGACTACATTTTAGGGTCCAACCCAATGAACATGAGCTACCTTGTTGGGTTTGGGACTAAGTACCCTAAAAGAGTGCACCACAGAGGAGCTTCCATAGTGTCCTACAAGGAGAACAAGGGGTTCATTGGTTGCACACAAGGGTATGATAAATGGTATGGTAGGAGGGATGAGAACCCTAATGTGCTTGTAGGGGCCCTTGTTGGGGGACCTGATTGCCAAGATAATTTTGGTGATGAACGTGGGAATTACATGCAAACAGAGGCTTGTACTTATAATACTGCGCCATTGGTGGGAGTGTTTGCCAAGTTGCATGCTTTGAGTGATGGAAGTCGCCTTCAGGAAGTGGTTTCCTCTTCTGCTTATGCTTATGATAATTATTAG